A portion of the Sandaracinobacteroides saxicola genome contains these proteins:
- a CDS encoding UdgX family uracil-DNA binding protein (This protein belongs to the uracil DNA glycosylase superfamily, members of which act in excision repair of DNA. However, it belongs more specifically to UdgX branch, whose founding member was found to bind uracil in DNA (where it does not belong), without cleaving it, appears to promote DNA repair by a pathway involving RecA, rather than base excision.), with translation MPTVLLNHPADFDGWRAAARRLTGESVPPGDVDWQVAGVTTPDLFGTEPERDAAPAAALRVPRGFIELAQRVVCHRDGERFRLLHQALVRLQAAPKLLQDRADPLVDRLEAMAKRVGRDVHKMRAFVRFREVADDAGGHFIAWFEPEHHILRFNAGFFVRRFANQRWTILTPDASAHWDGAGLSFLPGAARGDAPAEDPVEAIWQTYFSSIFNPARLKVKAMTSEMPKKYWKNMPEAALIPGMIAGAQARTVAMLERAMPEGDQEEGAAAALTGLRAEAARCKRCPLFGPATQTVFGEGPADARLMLVGEQPGDQEDVAGRVFVGPAGQLLDQALAAAGVDRARLYVTNAVKHFKFEQRGPRRIHDKADVSEIEACRWWLNAERKAVAPTLTVMLGAVAARSLTGRAVAIGKERGRVFALPDGTAGLITAHPSAVLRVPDAAARDAALAALVSDLRAAAAFVEGENGASDGT, from the coding sequence ATGCCCACGGTCCTGCTGAACCATCCGGCCGATTTCGACGGCTGGCGCGCCGCGGCGCGGCGGTTGACGGGCGAGAGCGTTCCGCCCGGCGATGTCGACTGGCAGGTGGCGGGGGTGACGACGCCCGACCTGTTCGGAACCGAGCCGGAGCGGGACGCGGCGCCAGCGGCGGCGTTGCGGGTGCCGCGCGGGTTCATCGAGCTGGCGCAGCGCGTGGTCTGCCACCGCGACGGCGAGCGGTTCCGGCTGCTGCACCAGGCGCTGGTGCGGTTGCAGGCGGCGCCGAAGCTGTTGCAGGACCGGGCCGATCCGCTGGTGGACCGGCTGGAGGCGATGGCCAAAAGAGTGGGGCGGGACGTGCACAAGATGCGGGCGTTCGTGCGGTTCCGCGAGGTGGCGGATGACGCGGGCGGGCATTTCATCGCCTGGTTCGAGCCGGAGCATCACATCCTGCGGTTCAATGCCGGGTTCTTCGTTCGGCGCTTCGCCAACCAGCGCTGGACCATCCTGACACCCGACGCCAGCGCGCACTGGGACGGGGCCGGGCTGTCCTTCCTGCCGGGCGCGGCGCGGGGGGATGCGCCGGCGGAAGACCCGGTGGAGGCGATCTGGCAGACCTATTTCAGCAGCATCTTCAATCCGGCGCGGTTGAAGGTGAAGGCGATGACCAGCGAGATGCCGAAGAAATATTGGAAGAACATGCCGGAGGCGGCGCTGATCCCCGGGATGATCGCCGGCGCGCAGGCGCGGACGGTGGCGATGCTGGAACGGGCAATGCCGGAAGGCGATCAGGAGGAGGGCGCGGCCGCCGCCCTGACCGGGTTGCGGGCGGAGGCGGCGCGGTGCAAGCGCTGCCCCTTGTTCGGCCCGGCGACGCAGACGGTGTTCGGCGAGGGGCCGGCGGATGCCCGGCTGATGCTGGTGGGGGAACAGCCGGGCGACCAGGAGGATGTGGCGGGCCGGGTGTTCGTGGGGCCGGCGGGGCAGTTGCTGGACCAGGCGCTGGCGGCGGCCGGGGTGGATCGGGCGCGGCTTTATGTGACCAATGCCGTCAAGCATTTCAAATTCGAGCAGCGCGGCCCGCGGCGCATCCACGACAAGGCGGATGTGAGCGAGATCGAGGCGTGCCGCTGGTGGCTGAATGCGGAACGCAAGGCGGTGGCGCCGACGCTGACGGTGATGCTGGGCGCGGTGGCGGCGCGCAGCCTGACCGGCCGTGCGGTGGCGATCGGGAAGGAACGCGGGCGGGTGTTCGCGCTGCCGGACGGGACCGCGGGGCTGATCACGGCGCACCCGAGCGCGGTGCTGCGGGTGCCGGATGCGGCGGCGCGGGATGCGGCGTTGGCGGCGCTGGTCAGCGACCTGCGCGCGGCGGCGGCGTTTGTGGAGGGGGAAAATGGCGCGAGTGACGGGACTTGA
- a CDS encoding OmpA family protein has product MPMISTPRAACALIALMAVPFSASLAAPQQEPPQQTGSPAIVVQGEALPDTSAMTKGPEIKGIISARQADRIKVVTPDGQSTVVFINEATEVKTGGLFASRNKQGTAALLSGLPVSVKTMQAGSVLLASQVTFRNNDLKTATMIRTGTAERFAEQAAATEALRGRMGDIDKYNIKSTTNVNFDTGKAVLSEEARASLCAAASQAESVDNALMLVVGYTDSVGDEAYNQRLSEKRAASVINYLQQVCRWKPYRMLTPTGMAEADPLASNDTPEGKAQNRRVSVNVLVSKSVDGM; this is encoded by the coding sequence ATGCCGATGATTTCCACCCCTCGCGCCGCGTGCGCGTTGATCGCCCTGATGGCGGTGCCCTTTTCCGCGAGCCTGGCCGCGCCGCAGCAGGAACCGCCGCAGCAGACGGGCAGCCCCGCCATTGTGGTGCAGGGCGAGGCGCTGCCCGACACCAGTGCGATGACCAAGGGGCCGGAGATCAAGGGCATCATCAGCGCGCGCCAGGCCGACCGGATCAAGGTGGTGACGCCGGACGGCCAATCGACCGTGGTGTTCATCAACGAGGCGACCGAGGTGAAGACCGGCGGGCTGTTCGCCAGCCGCAACAAGCAGGGCACCGCAGCGCTGCTGAGCGGCCTGCCAGTGTCGGTGAAAACGATGCAGGCGGGTTCAGTGCTGCTGGCTTCGCAGGTGACGTTCCGGAACAACGACCTGAAGACCGCGACCATGATCCGGACGGGAACGGCCGAGCGTTTTGCCGAGCAGGCGGCGGCGACGGAAGCGCTGCGCGGACGGATGGGCGATATCGACAAATATAATATCAAGAGCACGACCAACGTGAATTTCGACACGGGCAAGGCGGTGCTGTCCGAAGAGGCGCGCGCCAGCCTGTGCGCGGCGGCGAGCCAGGCGGAGAGCGTGGACAATGCGCTGATGCTGGTGGTGGGCTATACCGATTCGGTCGGTGACGAGGCGTATAACCAGCGGCTGAGCGAGAAGCGGGCGGCGAGCGTGATCAATTATCTGCAGCAGGTGTGCCGGTGGAAGCCGTATCGGATGCTGACGCCGACCGGGATGGCGGAGGCGGACCCGCTGGCGAGCAACGACACGCCGGAGGGCAAGGCGCAGAATCGGCGGGTGTCGGTGAATGTGCTGGTGAGCAAGAGCGTGGACGGGATGTAG
- a CDS encoding lysozyme family protein yields the protein MASIPPAVLAARNAVRQRARDMIRSHEDFINYMYLDSVSKVTVGVGTMLPSAAEAATVNMADKTGKPATDAQVRAEWKRVQDISPAGTPRNFKASSYRDAATLFISETEGNRLLDLKLDGFMTMILGWFPKFHDFPADGQVAIIDMTYNLGNLKKKFPSLVKAVQKSPPDWAEAAKQSNRPQLSAERNKETRNLFLAADKAARAAAKSPTGQSLRPPPATSTPPRLP from the coding sequence ATGGCCTCGATCCCGCCCGCCGTCCTCGCCGCCCGCAACGCCGTCCGCCAGCGCGCCCGCGACATGATCCGCAGCCACGAGGATTTCATCAACTACATGTACCTCGATTCCGTCAGCAAGGTGACGGTTGGCGTCGGCACCATGCTGCCCAGCGCGGCCGAGGCCGCGACGGTCAACATGGCGGACAAGACCGGCAAGCCCGCCACCGATGCCCAGGTGCGCGCCGAATGGAAACGCGTGCAGGACATCTCGCCCGCCGGCACCCCGCGCAACTTCAAGGCCAGCAGCTACCGCGACGCCGCCACGCTGTTCATCTCCGAAACCGAAGGCAACCGCCTGCTCGACCTGAAACTCGATGGCTTCATGACCATGATCCTCGGCTGGTTTCCGAAATTCCATGATTTTCCCGCCGACGGGCAGGTCGCGATCATCGACATGACCTACAACCTCGGCAACCTGAAAAAGAAATTCCCGTCGCTGGTGAAAGCCGTGCAGAAATCCCCGCCGGACTGGGCGGAAGCCGCGAAACAGTCGAACCGCCCGCAGCTCAGCGCCGAACGCAACAAGGAAACCCGCAACCTGTTCCTCGCCGCCGATAAGGCCGCCCGCGCCGCCGCCAAAAGCCCCACCGGCCAGTCGCTGCGGCCCCCTCCCGCCACCAGCACGCCGCCCCGCCTGCCATGA
- a CDS encoding putative DNA modification/repair radical SAM protein, with translation MARLDLKEKLAILADAAKYDASCASSGTSKRNSVGGKGMGSTEGMGICHAYAPDGRCISLLKILLTNVCVFDCAYCINRRSSNVRRARFTVEEVVRLTLGFYARNYIEGLFLSSGIIRSSNYTMESLIRVARTLREEHDFRGYIHLKTIPDADPALVEEAGRWADRLSINIELPTDAGLAALAPEKAPRRIEGAMGTLKTAILDARDATRRYRHAPGYAPAGQSTQMIVGADAADDRAIIGRAKGLYDAYGMRRVYYSAFSPIPDASTVLPLKSPPLLREHRLYQADWMMRFYGFAVGEVQAAAPAGFLPLDMDPKLAWALANRGRFPLDVNRAAKAELLRVPGLGPKVVGRILSARRWRRLRLEDVGRLVASISKVRPWIVAEGWQPGGLLDGAGLAVRPAGPQLELF, from the coding sequence ATGGCGCGATTGGACTTGAAGGAAAAGCTGGCGATCCTGGCGGATGCGGCGAAATATGATGCTTCGTGCGCGTCCAGTGGCACCTCGAAGCGGAATAGCGTGGGCGGGAAGGGGATGGGATCCACCGAGGGGATGGGGATCTGCCATGCCTATGCGCCGGACGGGCGCTGCATCAGCCTGCTGAAGATCCTGCTGACCAATGTCTGCGTGTTCGATTGCGCCTATTGCATCAACCGGCGGTCATCGAATGTGCGGCGCGCGCGCTTCACGGTGGAGGAGGTGGTGCGGCTGACACTGGGCTTTTATGCGCGCAACTATATCGAGGGGTTGTTCCTGTCCTCGGGGATCATCCGCTCGTCCAACTATACGATGGAGAGCCTGATCCGGGTGGCGCGGACATTGCGCGAGGAGCATGATTTTCGCGGCTACATCCATCTGAAGACCATTCCCGATGCCGATCCGGCGCTGGTGGAAGAGGCGGGGCGCTGGGCCGACCGATTGTCGATCAACATCGAGCTGCCGACCGATGCGGGGCTGGCGGCGCTGGCGCCGGAGAAGGCGCCGCGACGGATCGAGGGGGCGATGGGGACGCTGAAGACGGCGATCCTGGACGCCCGTGACGCAACGCGGCGATACCGGCACGCGCCCGGCTATGCGCCGGCGGGGCAATCGACGCAGATGATCGTGGGGGCGGACGCGGCAGACGACCGGGCGATCATCGGCCGGGCGAAGGGGCTGTATGACGCATACGGGATGCGGCGCGTCTATTATTCGGCGTTCAGCCCGATCCCGGATGCCAGCACCGTGTTGCCGCTGAAATCGCCGCCGCTGCTGCGCGAGCATCGGCTGTACCAAGCGGACTGGATGATGCGCTTCTATGGCTTTGCCGTGGGGGAGGTGCAGGCGGCGGCGCCGGCGGGCTTCCTGCCGCTGGACATGGACCCGAAGCTGGCCTGGGCGCTGGCGAACCGGGGGCGGTTCCCGCTGGATGTCAATCGTGCCGCGAAGGCGGAGCTGCTGCGTGTGCCGGGGTTGGGGCCGAAGGTGGTGGGGCGCATCCTGAGCGCGCGCCGCTGGCGGCGGTTGCGGCTGGAGGATGTCGGCCGGCTGGTGGCGAGCATATCGAAGGTACGGCCATGGATCGTGGCGGAGGGGTGGCAGCCGGGGGGTTTGCTGGACGGCGCGGGGCTGGCGGTGCGGCCGGCCGGGCCGCAGTTGGAGTTATTTTAA
- a CDS encoding DUF885 domain-containing protein, translating to MKFLTAIALALATPAAADDLKTILADHWAWYLSENPVMATALGERRYDSELGDLTLAAMDRSAAKAAAFRARLAALPKASLTPADAVTADILTRLLTQQIDSNAFPARAMLFTNREGFHTGIAGMALNLPFDTAADYNSYLARLALVSTLFTQATETTRAAIQAGYVLPCTVLAGFDQSIRAVAVTPEKSRLYSPFAKRPATIAEGDWTAMQARARTLISGGVNPAYTRFADFIAREYLPRCTKTVGVSALPDGARYYALRIAQETTTAMTADEIHKLGLSEVARIRAEMEAVARKAGFPTREAFIADLRTNPIHYAKTPEELMAAASRQAKIADGWMPRLFGKLPRLPYGLREIPAETAAGTTTAYYVPGSPPSGIAGTYYVNTSKLNERPLYELPALTIHEAVPGHHHQIALTQELDLPPFRQHAAFFTAFVEGWGLYSERLGIEMGMYDTPAKDMGRLSYEMWRACRLVVDTGLHAKGWSKEQAVKFMTDNTALSAANIDAEVNRYISWPAQALAYKVGELKIRELRTEAETTLGPRFNLRAFHDALLENGSIPLDVLEAHMKAWIASQKAAPVG from the coding sequence ATGAAATTTCTCACCGCAATCGCGCTCGCGCTCGCCACCCCCGCCGCCGCCGACGATTTGAAAACCATCCTCGCCGACCATTGGGCCTGGTATCTCTCGGAAAACCCCGTCATGGCCACCGCGCTCGGGGAACGCAGATATGACAGCGAGCTCGGCGACCTGACGCTCGCCGCCATGGACCGCAGCGCCGCGAAGGCCGCCGCCTTCCGCGCCCGCCTCGCCGCCCTTCCCAAAGCCTCGCTCACCCCGGCCGACGCCGTCACCGCGGACATCCTCACCCGCCTGCTCACCCAGCAGATCGACAGCAACGCCTTCCCCGCCCGCGCCATGCTCTTCACCAACCGCGAAGGCTTCCACACCGGCATCGCCGGCATGGCGCTGAACCTGCCGTTCGACACCGCCGCCGACTACAACAGCTACCTCGCCCGCCTCGCCCTCGTCTCCACCCTCTTCACCCAGGCGACCGAGACCACCCGCGCCGCGATTCAAGCCGGCTATGTCCTCCCCTGCACCGTGCTCGCCGGCTTCGACCAGTCGATCCGCGCCGTCGCCGTCACGCCCGAAAAATCGCGGCTTTACAGCCCCTTCGCCAAACGCCCCGCGACCATTGCGGAGGGTGACTGGACCGCCATGCAGGCCCGCGCCCGCACCCTCATCAGCGGCGGCGTCAACCCCGCCTACACCCGCTTCGCGGACTTCATCGCCCGCGAATACCTGCCCCGCTGCACGAAGACCGTCGGCGTCTCGGCGCTGCCGGACGGCGCCCGCTACTATGCGCTCCGCATCGCCCAGGAAACCACCACCGCCATGACCGCGGACGAGATCCACAAGCTCGGCCTGTCCGAAGTCGCCCGCATCCGCGCCGAGATGGAGGCCGTCGCCAGGAAAGCCGGCTTCCCCACCCGCGAGGCCTTCATCGCCGACCTGCGCACCAACCCCATCCATTATGCGAAAACCCCTGAGGAGCTGATGGCCGCCGCCAGCCGCCAGGCCAAGATCGCCGACGGCTGGATGCCCCGCCTGTTCGGCAAGCTGCCGCGCCTGCCCTACGGCCTGCGTGAAATCCCCGCCGAAACCGCCGCCGGCACCACGACGGCCTATTATGTCCCCGGCTCGCCGCCGTCCGGCATCGCCGGCACCTATTATGTCAACACCTCCAAACTGAACGAGCGGCCGCTCTACGAACTCCCCGCCCTCACCATCCACGAGGCGGTGCCCGGCCACCACCACCAGATCGCGCTGACCCAGGAGCTCGACCTGCCGCCCTTCCGCCAGCACGCCGCCTTCTTCACCGCCTTCGTCGAAGGCTGGGGGCTCTATTCGGAGCGCCTCGGCATCGAGATGGGCATGTACGACACGCCGGCCAAGGACATGGGCCGCCTCAGCTACGAGATGTGGCGCGCCTGCCGCCTGGTGGTGGACACCGGCCTCCACGCCAAGGGCTGGAGCAAGGAACAGGCGGTCAAGTTCATGACCGACAACACCGCGCTCAGCGCCGCCAACATCGACGCCGAAGTCAACCGCTACATCAGCTGGCCGGCGCAGGCGCTGGCCTACAAGGTCGGCGAACTGAAAATCCGCGAACTCCGCACCGAAGCCGAAACCACCCTCGGCCCCCGCTTCAACCTCCGCGCCTTCCACGACGCCCTCCTGGAAAACGGCAGCATCCCGCTCGACGTGCTGGAGGCGCACATGAAGGCGTGGATCGCGTCGCAGAAGGCCGCGCCGGTGGGCTGA
- a CDS encoding DUF2306 domain-containing protein, protein MAIAVERRGMNAVLAGFSALLLALVLLAVARGQAQWGRLPPLVWVHLLTMLGALALTPAMLLRAKGTRGHRRLGWLWVALMLVTAGVSLFFKVGSSGYGVFSGDFSVIHALSLLVLVQVPRLVLAARRHDAAGHQRAVQALVIGALLLAGFFTLPFGRLLGTWLTG, encoded by the coding sequence ATGGCAATTGCGGTTGAGCGGCGGGGGATGAACGCGGTGCTGGCGGGCTTTTCGGCGCTGCTGCTGGCGCTGGTGCTGCTGGCGGTGGCGCGGGGCCAGGCGCAATGGGGGCGGTTGCCGCCGCTGGTGTGGGTGCACCTGCTGACGATGCTGGGGGCGCTGGCGCTGACGCCGGCGATGCTGCTGCGGGCGAAGGGCACACGCGGGCACCGGCGGCTGGGCTGGCTGTGGGTGGCGCTGATGCTGGTGACGGCGGGGGTGAGCCTGTTCTTCAAGGTGGGGAGCAGCGGGTACGGGGTGTTCAGCGGGGATTTTTCGGTGATCCATGCGCTGAGCCTGCTGGTGCTGGTGCAGGTGCCGCGGCTGGTGCTGGCGGCGCGGCGGCACGATGCGGCGGGCCATCAGCGCGCGGTGCAGGCGCTGGTGATCGGCGCGCTGCTGCTGGCGGGGTTCTTCACCCTGCCCTTCGGGCGGCTGCTGGGGACGTGGTTGACGGGGTGA
- a CDS encoding TrmH family RNA methyltransferase produces MNFENPAGEPNTKSAARKRADAIRDFRCKNLIVVIEDPENPRNIGTVIRNVNALGAEKVYVVDSRGILPDSWDEMREERKLSKLSVSAVKWTFVKRFTSTEECLAHLETNRFVSIVTSPHVRGRINTLLHEGDYTIHAKLAVWFGNEARGISDLAVERSERCISIPMFGMIESLNLGTSSGIVLYEIAKQRRQYQSQYRMRHKRGKRDDPLPTVILRADPA; encoded by the coding sequence ATGAACTTTGAAAATCCGGCGGGCGAGCCGAATACCAAGAGCGCGGCGCGCAAGCGAGCCGATGCAATCCGGGATTTTCGCTGCAAGAATTTGATCGTGGTCATTGAGGACCCGGAAAATCCCCGCAACATCGGCACTGTCATTCGCAACGTGAATGCCCTTGGTGCGGAAAAAGTCTATGTGGTCGATTCACGAGGCATACTTCCGGACAGCTGGGACGAGATGCGTGAGGAACGGAAACTATCAAAGTTATCGGTTTCCGCAGTAAAATGGACGTTCGTGAAACGTTTCACTAGCACCGAAGAGTGCCTCGCTCATCTCGAAACTAATCGCTTTGTGTCGATTGTAACCTCACCCCACGTGAGGGGCAGGATCAACACGCTTCTGCACGAAGGCGATTATACCATACATGCCAAACTGGCTGTCTGGTTCGGAAACGAGGCGCGCGGTATCAGCGACCTCGCGGTCGAGCGCAGTGAAAGATGCATTTCCATTCCGATGTTTGGGATGATCGAAAGTCTTAACCTTGGGACAAGTTCGGGCATCGTTCTTTACGAAATTGCCAAGCAGCGACGTCAGTATCAGAGCCAATATCGAATGCGTCATAAACGCGGGAAACGTGACGATCCGCTACCTACGGTCATTCTCCGTGCCGACCCCGCCTAA